One region of Patescibacteria group bacterium genomic DNA includes:
- a CDS encoding NUDIX domain-containing protein, which translates to MNTKNLPYRKGVNAYVIDSQNNFLLVQKKSYGENQWDVSGGGLEEGESMEIGILRELEEELGTHKFKILAKSSKIDKYEWPKEARENGYRKHGKWWRGQKKYQFLVKFIGSKNELKAQKEEIRLIKWVPYEQLEDTLYSGGLSRELNLGALLQDILAPLL; encoded by the coding sequence ATGAATACGAAAAATCTACCATATAGAAAAGGTGTAAACGCCTATGTTATTGACAGTCAAAATAATTTTCTACTCGTGCAAAAGAAAAGTTATGGGGAAAATCAATGGGATGTTTCTGGAGGGGGTTTGGAGGAAGGGGAAAGTATGGAAATAGGTATTCTAAGAGAATTAGAAGAAGAACTGGGAACACACAAATTTAAAATATTGGCAAAAAGCTCCAAAATAGACAAATACGAATGGCCAAAAGAGGCGCGGGAGAACGGATATAGAAAACACGGCAAGTGGTGGCGAGGTCAGAAAAAATATCAATTTCTTGTAAAATTCATCGGAAGCAAAAACGAACTAAAAGCGCAAAAAGAAGAAATAAGGTTAATAAAGTGGGTTCCTTACGAACAGCTAGAAGACACACTCTATAGTGGTGGGTTATCTCGTGAGCTAAATCTTGGGGCGCTTTTACAAGATATCCTTGCGCCTCTTTTATAA
- a CDS encoding permease-like cell division protein FtsX: MNLKKVVKVMLTNVKRSGWSTATSVLVMTLTFFMASLFIISAYISNVVLGYLESKAQITAFFKDSATEENILNFKSELEQTNLTAGVVYVSKEEALKIYMGQHKSEPLLLESISSSIFPASLDVRAKNIKDLPNLAGLLEKVDGVEEVVYYKDVISTFQKWADTIKYAGVFLIGILALISILVVLVTVSSVIHSKKEEIVVMRLIGASDWYIRSPFLAQGVFYGVSAALLSTIFIVVLLPFIYPYFNNVFSGIPIPAFTPFTVLALLGIEVLFGAFLGAFGSIVALRKYLKL, encoded by the coding sequence ATGAATCTTAAGAAAGTTGTAAAAGTAATGCTGACAAATGTAAAACGAAGCGGGTGGTCCACAGCTACTTCGGTTCTTGTGATGACGCTAACTTTTTTTATGGCGAGTCTTTTTATTATCTCGGCGTATATTTCAAATGTGGTTTTAGGGTATCTTGAATCCAAGGCGCAAATCACCGCCTTTTTTAAAGATAGCGCCACGGAGGAAAACATACTTAATTTTAAGTCCGAATTGGAACAAACGAATTTAACGGCGGGGGTAGTTTATGTTTCAAAAGAAGAAGCGTTAAAAATATATATGGGTCAGCATAAAAGCGAGCCCCTGTTATTGGAATCTATTTCCAGCAGTATTTTCCCGGCAAGTTTGGATGTTAGGGCGAAAAATATTAAAGATTTGCCTAATTTAGCGGGGTTGTTGGAGAAAGTGGATGGTGTTGAGGAGGTGGTTTATTATAAAGATGTTATTTCAACATTTCAAAAATGGGCGGATACCATAAAATACGCTGGCGTTTTCTTGATTGGTATATTAGCTCTCATCTCAATTTTAGTAGTGCTGGTTACGGTTAGTTCAGTGATTCATTCCAAAAAAGAAGAGATTGTGGTTATGCGTTTGATTGGCGCGTCTGATTGGTATATTAGAAGCCCGTTTTTAGCGCAAGGTGTTTTTTATGGGGTTAGCGCCGCTTTGCTTTCTACAATATTTATTGTAGTACTTTTGCCTTTTATTTATCCTTATTTTAATAATGTATTTTCTGGTATTCCCATTCCCGCTTTCACTCCGTTTACGGTATTGGCGCTTTTGGGTATTGAAGTTTTGTTTGGGGCATTTCTTGGCGCTTTTGGAAGTATAGTTGCTTTAAGAAAATACTTAAAACTCTAA
- the ftsE gene encoding cell division ATP-binding protein FtsE, which produces MIVFENVSKKYPDGTTALDEINFAIKGGEFVFITGPSGAGKTSLLRLIIKEEVPTQGEVFVDEDPVSNIKSKDIPNLRRKIGFVFQDFKLLNSRTVFENVALTLEAVGREDSNIKESVMEVLSLVGLSEKAMSFPDFLSGGEKQRVAIARALVHEPKILLADEPTGMIDPATGWEIINLLDKINGWGTTVVVATHNLDVVSALNKRNIKIDKGKLLKGNKNES; this is translated from the coding sequence ATGATTGTATTTGAAAATGTATCAAAAAAATATCCCGACGGCACAACCGCTTTAGATGAAATCAATTTTGCGATAAAGGGAGGAGAATTCGTTTTTATAACAGGACCAAGCGGGGCGGGAAAAACCTCTTTGCTAAGACTCATTATTAAAGAAGAAGTCCCTACGCAAGGTGAGGTTTTTGTGGACGAAGACCCCGTTAGCAATATAAAATCTAAAGACATACCAAATTTAAGGCGGAAAATCGGTTTCGTTTTTCAGGATTTTAAACTGCTAAATAGCAGAACTGTTTTTGAGAATGTGGCTTTAACTCTTGAAGCTGTTGGGCGGGAAGATAGCAATATTAAGGAATCGGTTATGGAAGTGCTTTCTCTGGTGGGTCTATCCGAAAAAGCTATGTCTTTTCCGGATTTTTTATCCGGCGGGGAAAAGCAAAGGGTTGCCATAGCGCGGGCTCTTGTCCACGAACCAAAAATATTGTTGGCGGACGAGCCTACCGGGATGATTGACCCCGCAACGGGGTGGGAAATTATAAATCTTCTGGATAAAATAAATGGGTGGGGTACTACTGTAGTTGTTGCCACGCACAATTTAGATGTGGTTTCAGCTTTAAATAAAAGAAACATTAAAATTGATAAAGGAAAGTTGTTGAAAGGTAATAAAAATGAATCTTAA
- a CDS encoding dCTP deaminase, which yields MILSDKNIKEALARGDINICPFDEKYLQPASVDLHLDKHFLTFDTKSNCVIDPKKPMDDMMKEIVIDENLPFVLHPGKFALGLIYETTGVSSKYVGRLEGKSSIGRMGLLIHITAGFLDPGNSLKMTLELHNTANMPILLYYKMPIAQMAFEELSSECQKPYSKKMGSKYVGDIKPRASQMWKNFIS from the coding sequence ATGATTTTATCAGATAAAAATATAAAAGAAGCGCTTGCTCGTGGCGATATAAACATATGTCCGTTTGATGAAAAATATCTGCAACCAGCATCCGTTGATTTACATTTAGACAAACATTTTTTAACTTTTGACACAAAATCAAATTGTGTCATAGACCCAAAGAAACCCATGGACGACATGATGAAGGAAATCGTAATAGATGAGAATCTGCCCTTTGTGCTACACCCTGGTAAGTTTGCTCTCGGCTTAATTTATGAAACAACGGGAGTGTCCTCAAAATATGTTGGCCGGTTGGAAGGGAAAAGTTCCATAGGTCGAATGGGCTTGCTTATCCATATCACCGCGGGTTTTCTTGACCCAGGGAATTCTCTTAAAATGACGCTGGAACTTCATAACACAGCAAATATGCCCATTCTGCTCTATTACAAAATGCCTATCGCGCAAATGGCCTTTGAAGAATTATCCTCGGAGTGTCAGAAACCATATTCCAAAAAAATGGGCAGTAAATATGTTGGGGATATAAAGCCACGAGCAAGTCAAATGTGGAAAAATTTCATCAGCTAA
- a CDS encoding NYN domain-containing protein has translation MTLIEEDKKGKVKGNVDADIVLQAMLDYKKYDKAVVITSDGDFYSLVNHLYKNKKLEIVISPYKKTCSSLLKKTAKEKIVFMGNLRKKLEYKEKHR, from the coding sequence TTGACCCTAATTGAGGAGGATAAGAAAGGTAAAGTAAAAGGAAATGTGGACGCGGACATTGTTTTACAAGCGATGTTGGACTATAAAAAATACGATAAAGCTGTTGTGATAACTAGCGACGGAGATTTTTATTCGTTGGTAAACCATTTGTATAAAAATAAGAAGTTGGAGATAGTTATAAGTCCTTATAAAAAAACTTGTTCGTCTTTGTTAAAGAAAACGGCTAAAGAGAAAATAGTTTTTATGGGCAACTTACGCAAAAAACTGGAGTACAAAGAAAAACACCGCTAA
- the prfB gene encoding peptide chain release factor 2 (recognizes the termination signals UGA and UAA during protein translation a specificity which is dependent on amino acid residues residing in loops of the L-shaped tRNA-like molecule of RF2; in some organisms control of PrfB protein levels is maintained through a +1 ribosomal frameshifting mechanism; this protein is similar to release factor 1): protein TSVRIKHIPSGIVVECQTERYQGKNREIAMKLLKSKLYAIEEEKIQAEKLKAKGVHKTAGWGNQIRSYVLHPYKMVKDLRTEVESSNPTAVLDGELDMFIESELRQLNK from the coding sequence ACATCCGTGCGGATTAAACATATTCCAAGCGGTATTGTTGTAGAATGTCAAACCGAAAGGTATCAAGGAAAAAATCGCGAAATTGCTATGAAACTTTTAAAAAGCAAGTTATATGCGATAGAAGAAGAAAAAATTCAGGCGGAGAAATTAAAAGCGAAGGGAGTTCATAAAACGGCGGGGTGGGGGAACCAAATTCGTTCTTATGTATTGCACCCGTATAAAATGGTTAAAGATTTAAGAACCGAAGTTGAAAGTTCGAATCCCACAGCGGTTTTGGACGGGGAATTGGATATGTTCATTGAATCCGAGCTACGGCAGTTGAATAAATAG